A single region of the Nocardioides sp. W7 genome encodes:
- the murG gene encoding undecaprenyldiphospho-muramoylpentapeptide beta-N-acetylglucosaminyltransferase, whose protein sequence is MRVLLAGGGTAGHTSPLLATADALRRLDPSVEITCLGTPRGLENTVVPAAGYPLELIPPVPLPRKPSVDLLRVPGRLRGAVRAAAEVIERIRPDVVVGYGGYVSMPAYLAARRARVPVVVHEGNALPGLANKAGARVAARVAVSFPETRLPKAEYVGLPIRRMISTLDRAELRAEAREFFALDPDRPTLVVTGGSQGARRLNQSVARAARALGDAGVQVLHVVGPNGEAIPEPTSTPYVVERYVDRMDLALAAADLMVCRAGANSVTEAAAVGVPAIFVPLPHGNGEQAHNARPVVDAGGALLVADAAFTPEWVAATVPGLATDPERLAAMSAAAAGLIPRDADEKLARIVVEAAAGPAR, encoded by the coding sequence ATGCGCGTTCTACTCGCCGGCGGCGGTACCGCCGGCCACACCTCGCCCCTGCTCGCCACCGCCGACGCCCTGCGTCGGCTGGACCCGTCCGTCGAGATCACCTGTCTCGGCACGCCCCGCGGTCTGGAGAACACCGTCGTCCCCGCGGCCGGCTACCCCCTGGAGCTGATCCCGCCGGTGCCCCTGCCGCGCAAGCCCAGCGTCGACCTGCTGCGGGTGCCCGGCCGGCTGCGCGGCGCGGTGCGGGCGGCCGCCGAGGTGATCGAGCGGATCCGACCCGACGTGGTCGTCGGCTACGGCGGCTACGTCTCGATGCCCGCCTACCTCGCCGCTCGCCGGGCCCGGGTGCCCGTGGTCGTCCACGAGGGGAACGCCCTGCCCGGCCTGGCCAACAAGGCCGGCGCCCGGGTCGCCGCCCGGGTCGCCGTCAGCTTCCCCGAGACCCGGCTCCCGAAGGCCGAGTACGTCGGCCTGCCGATCCGTCGGATGATCTCCACCCTCGACCGGGCCGAGCTGCGGGCCGAGGCCCGCGAGTTCTTCGCCCTCGACCCCGACCGGCCGACCCTGGTCGTGACCGGCGGCTCGCAGGGAGCACGCCGGCTCAACCAGTCGGTGGCCCGCGCTGCCCGAGCCCTCGGCGACGCCGGGGTGCAGGTGCTGCACGTCGTCGGCCCGAACGGCGAGGCGATCCCCGAGCCGACCTCCACGCCGTACGTCGTGGAGAGGTACGTCGACCGGATGGACCTCGCCCTCGCGGCCGCCGACCTGATGGTCTGCCGGGCCGGCGCCAACAGCGTCACCGAGGCCGCCGCCGTTGGCGTGCCCGCGATCTTCGTCCCGCTGCCGCACGGCAACGGCGAGCAGGCCCACAACGCCCGCCCGGTGGTCGACGCCGGCGGCGCGCTGCTCGTCGCGGACGCCGCGTTCACCCCGGAGTGGGTGGCGGCGACCGTGCCCGGCCTCGCGACCGACCCCGAGCGCCTGGCCGCCATGAGCGCGGCTGCGGCGGGGCTGATCCCGCGCGACGCCGACGAGAAGCTCGCCCGGATCGTCGTGGAGGCCGCGGCGGGACCGGCCCGATGA
- the lspA gene encoding signal peptidase II, whose protein sequence is MQAARGTSLSDIETPSGVRRSPRPWTLFAALAAALYVVDQVSKWQAEKHLEGRDDVSVIGDLLQLRLVYNPGAAFSLGTEYTVVLSCVAIVAAVAVVWFSRRLGSTLWAVALGFLLAGVCGNLTDRLLRDPGPLRGHVVDFLMLPNWPIFNVADICINVAAALILVQAFRGVRLDGTRTTDEETDA, encoded by the coding sequence ATGCAAGCAGCGCGAGGAACGTCGCTGAGCGACATCGAGACCCCGTCCGGCGTTCGCCGGTCTCCGCGTCCGTGGACCCTGTTCGCGGCGCTGGCCGCGGCCCTGTACGTCGTGGACCAGGTCTCCAAGTGGCAGGCCGAGAAGCACCTCGAGGGCCGCGACGACGTCTCGGTGATCGGTGATCTCCTGCAGCTCCGGCTGGTCTACAACCCGGGCGCGGCGTTCAGCCTCGGCACCGAGTACACCGTCGTCCTCAGCTGCGTCGCGATCGTCGCCGCCGTGGCCGTCGTGTGGTTCAGCCGCCGGTTGGGCAGCACCCTGTGGGCCGTCGCCCTGGGCTTCCTCCTGGCCGGTGTCTGCGGCAACCTCACCGACCGGCTCCTGCGTGACCCGGGGCCGCTGCGCGGTCACGTGGTCGACTTCCTGATGCTCCCGAACTGGCCGATCTTCAACGTCGCCGACATCTGCATCAACGTCGCCGCCGCCCTGATCCTGGTCCAGGCCTTCCGCGGTGTCCGTCTCGACGGCACCCGCACGACCGACGAGGAAACTGACGCGTGA
- a CDS encoding DivIVA domain-containing protein, whose translation MPLTPEDVSNKRFTPVRLREGYDMGEVDQFLDEVEAELARLTKENDDLRAKLSSAQSGAPVPTPEPTPPPAPVVEKAPEPEPEPTPVAAPVVAASPVETIRIETVPQASNAAARLLEIATRNADELVDEAKNEADEIVGSARTRAERLETEAKAKADRLEADARTRAQMLDSETAERRQQMFGELERERDRLSGEVETLRSFEREYRSRLKSYFTQQLESLSGSGETAAPTDEPPAPKRLRSILGDDEA comes from the coding sequence ATGCCACTGACGCCTGAGGACGTGAGTAACAAGCGGTTTACTCCCGTCCGGCTTCGTGAGGGCTACGACATGGGCGAGGTGGACCAGTTCCTCGACGAGGTCGAGGCCGAGCTCGCGCGGCTGACCAAGGAGAACGACGACCTGCGCGCCAAGCTCTCCTCGGCGCAGTCGGGTGCCCCGGTCCCGACTCCCGAGCCGACGCCTCCGCCGGCCCCGGTCGTCGAGAAGGCCCCGGAGCCGGAGCCGGAGCCGACCCCCGTGGCCGCCCCCGTGGTGGCCGCCAGCCCGGTCGAGACCATCCGGATCGAGACCGTGCCGCAGGCCTCCAACGCTGCTGCCCGGCTGCTGGAGATCGCCACCCGCAACGCGGACGAGCTCGTCGACGAGGCCAAGAACGAGGCCGACGAGATCGTGGGCTCGGCGCGCACCCGCGCCGAGCGCCTGGAGACCGAGGCCAAGGCCAAGGCCGACCGCCTCGAGGCGGACGCCCGCACCCGCGCTCAGATGCTGGACTCCGAGACGGCCGAGCGCCGTCAGCAGATGTTCGGTGAGCTGGAGCGCGAGCGTGACCGGCTCAGCGGCGAGGTGGAGACGCTGCGCTCCTTCGAGCGTGAGTACCGCTCGCGGCTCAAGAGCTACTTCACCCAGCAGCTGGAGTCGCTCAGCGGCTCCGGTGAGACGGCCGCGCCGACCGACGAGCCCCCGGCTCCGAAGCGGCTCCGCTCGATCCTGGGCGACGACGAGGCCTGA
- a CDS encoding YggT family protein produces the protein MEAVGNILLIVLYVFFGMLWIRFIVDWVQMFARGWSPHGALLLLLEVVYTTTDPPIRALRRVIPPLRLGSIALDVSFLIVMISTYVLIALVRSSFGG, from the coding sequence GTGGAAGCCGTCGGCAACATCCTTCTGATCGTCCTCTACGTGTTCTTCGGGATGCTCTGGATCCGGTTCATCGTGGACTGGGTGCAGATGTTCGCGCGCGGCTGGAGTCCGCACGGCGCGCTCCTGCTCCTGCTGGAGGTCGTCTACACCACCACCGACCCGCCCATCAGGGCGCTGCGTCGGGTGATCCCGCCGCTGCGGCTGGGGAGCATCGCCCTGGACGTCAGCTTCCTGATCGTCATGATCTCCACCTACGTGCTGATCGCGTTGGTGCGCTCGTCCTTCGGTGGCTGA
- a CDS encoding RluA family pseudouridine synthase: MTQVDHRTLSVPDGLAGERVDAAMAQMFGLSRTRAADLIAQGQVQVDGHSVGKSDRVLPGSLLDVTFPATTNRLEVVPEVVEGIGIIHDDESIVVIDKPVGVAVHPSPGWSGPTVVGHLAGAGFRIATSGASERQGIVQRLDVGTSGVMVIAKSEHAYSLLKNAFRQRTVDKTYHALVQGHPDPHEGTIDAPIGRHPKADYKFAVMADGRPSVTHYETLEAHRFASLLEVHLETGRTHQIRVHLSALKHPCVGDVTYGADPTLGKRVGLERQWLHAVRLGFEHPDSGEHVEYESSYPDDLAHALAVIRDAH, translated from the coding sequence GTGACCCAGGTTGACCACCGGACGTTGTCGGTGCCCGACGGTCTCGCGGGCGAGCGCGTCGACGCCGCGATGGCCCAGATGTTCGGGCTCTCGCGCACCCGCGCGGCCGACCTGATCGCCCAGGGCCAGGTGCAGGTCGACGGTCACTCCGTCGGCAAGAGCGACCGGGTGCTGCCCGGGTCCCTGCTCGACGTGACCTTCCCGGCGACGACCAACCGGCTCGAGGTCGTGCCCGAGGTGGTCGAGGGGATCGGGATCATCCACGACGACGAGTCGATCGTGGTCATCGACAAGCCGGTCGGGGTCGCCGTACACCCCTCGCCGGGCTGGAGCGGCCCGACCGTGGTGGGCCACCTTGCCGGCGCCGGGTTCCGGATCGCGACCAGCGGTGCCTCGGAGCGACAGGGCATCGTCCAGCGTCTCGACGTCGGGACCTCGGGCGTGATGGTGATCGCGAAGTCCGAGCACGCCTACTCGCTGCTGAAGAATGCCTTCCGTCAGCGCACCGTCGACAAGACTTACCACGCACTGGTCCAGGGTCATCCCGACCCGCACGAGGGCACCATCGACGCCCCGATCGGCCGGCACCCCAAGGCCGACTACAAGTTCGCCGTGATGGCTGACGGTCGGCCCAGCGTCACCCACTACGAGACGCTCGAGGCGCACCGGTTCGCGAGCCTCCTGGAGGTTCACCTGGAGACCGGTCGCACCCACCAGATCCGGGTGCACCTGTCCGCGCTCAAGCACCCCTGCGTCGGCGACGTCACCTACGGCGCCGACCCGACCCTGGGCAAGCGGGTCGGTCTGGAGCGGCAGTGGCTGCACGCCGTGCGTCTCGGCTTCGAGCACCCCGACAGCGGTGAGCACGTCGAGTACGAGTCGTCGTACCCCGACGACCTGGCCCACGCCCTCGCCGTGATCCGAGATGCCCACTGA
- the murC gene encoding UDP-N-acetylmuramate--L-alanine ligase has protein sequence MRVPVPEDVLPADRLGRVHFVGIGGAGLSGIARIMLARGIVVSGSDGVDSPTLDALREAGAVVHLGHQAAHVHDVDTLVVSTAVREDNPEYLEAVRQGLRVLPRSAALSAVMAGRRVLAVAGTHGKTTTTSLLTVALQAAGADPTYAIGGELAATGRNAAEGSGELFVAEADESDGAFLHYAPYAAIVTNVDADHLDHWGTPEAYAAAFDEFADTLDPAGFLVCVVDDPGAAALAERQRIAGRRVVTVSAREPGPLAGVRLWSPGEHYLADALAALAVGRELGFAEADLVGGLVSYTGTKRRMELKGEVAGVRVYDSYAHHPTEIVGDLQAGRALAGEGRLVVAFQPHLVSRTRIFGTAMGEALGAADEVVVLDVYLAREDADPAVTGALVADAVPLPRERVAFVPGIEEAARELVHRARPGDLVLTLGAGDVTRTGPRVLELLEDAGG, from the coding sequence ATGAGGGTCCCGGTCCCCGAGGACGTCCTGCCGGCCGACCGGCTGGGCCGGGTGCACTTCGTCGGCATCGGCGGTGCCGGGCTCTCCGGCATCGCCCGGATCATGCTCGCCCGCGGGATCGTGGTCAGCGGCAGCGACGGCGTCGACTCGCCGACCCTCGACGCGCTGCGCGAGGCGGGTGCCGTGGTGCACCTCGGCCACCAGGCCGCACACGTCCACGACGTCGACACCCTCGTGGTGTCCACCGCCGTCCGCGAGGACAACCCGGAGTACCTCGAGGCGGTCCGGCAGGGCCTGCGGGTGCTGCCGCGCTCGGCCGCGCTGTCGGCCGTGATGGCCGGTCGCCGGGTGCTCGCCGTCGCGGGCACCCACGGCAAGACGACGACCACCTCGCTGCTGACGGTCGCCCTCCAGGCGGCCGGCGCGGACCCGACGTACGCCATCGGCGGCGAGCTGGCCGCCACCGGTCGCAACGCGGCCGAGGGCAGCGGCGAGCTCTTCGTGGCCGAGGCCGACGAGAGCGACGGCGCCTTCCTCCACTACGCGCCGTACGCCGCGATCGTCACGAACGTCGACGCCGACCACCTCGACCACTGGGGCACACCGGAGGCGTACGCCGCCGCCTTCGACGAGTTCGCCGACACCCTCGACCCCGCCGGCTTCCTGGTCTGCGTCGTCGACGACCCGGGTGCAGCCGCGCTGGCCGAGCGGCAGCGGATCGCCGGCCGCCGGGTCGTGACCGTCTCGGCGCGCGAGCCCGGCCCGCTGGCCGGCGTACGGCTGTGGTCGCCGGGCGAGCACTACCTCGCCGACGCGCTCGCGGCGCTGGCCGTCGGCCGCGAGCTCGGCTTCGCCGAGGCGGACCTGGTCGGCGGCCTGGTGTCCTACACCGGCACCAAGCGACGCATGGAGCTCAAGGGCGAGGTCGCGGGGGTGCGGGTCTACGACAGCTACGCCCACCACCCGACCGAGATCGTCGGCGACCTGCAAGCGGGGCGCGCGCTGGCGGGGGAGGGTCGGCTGGTCGTCGCCTTCCAGCCGCACCTGGTCTCGCGCACCCGGATCTTCGGCACCGCGATGGGCGAGGCGCTCGGCGCGGCCGACGAGGTCGTCGTGCTCGACGTCTACCTGGCCCGGGAGGACGCCGACCCTGCCGTGACCGGTGCGCTGGTCGCCGACGCCGTACCCCTCCCGCGCGAGCGCGTCGCCTTCGTGCCCGGCATCGAGGAGGCGGCCCGTGAGCTGGTGCACCGGGCTCGCCCCGGTGACCTCGTGCTGACGCTCGGCGCGGGTGACGTGACCCGCACCGGGCCGCGAGTCCTCGAGCTCCTCGAGGACGCCGGTGGCTGA
- a CDS encoding FtsQ-type POTRA domain-containing protein has translation MAERRPPDPVSAAERTRRRFARRQWRRRWLAWRYVAGIVVLLGLVGGSVYAVYFSTWLSVQGVEVAGTRTISEDVVRDAARVPEGEPLATVDLNAVRSRVESLADVRAADVTRQWPDQVLVRIEEREPVAVVEIGGQIRGMDDTGVLFRRYRSAPDDLPLVKAGPEADSETLQEAATVIAALPAGLVGEVARLEVDTVDEIRLVLRGDRQVMWGSADESELKAEVLGGLLRQEARWYDVSVPSRPATSNEPAGAAADR, from the coding sequence GTGGCTGAGCGTCGGCCCCCCGATCCGGTGAGCGCCGCCGAGCGCACCCGTCGCCGGTTCGCGCGCCGGCAGTGGCGCCGCCGCTGGCTGGCGTGGCGCTACGTCGCGGGCATCGTCGTACTCCTGGGGCTGGTGGGCGGGAGCGTGTACGCCGTCTACTTCTCGACCTGGCTGTCGGTGCAGGGCGTCGAGGTCGCGGGCACCCGCACGATCTCCGAGGACGTGGTCCGCGACGCCGCCCGGGTGCCCGAGGGGGAGCCGCTGGCCACCGTCGACCTGAACGCCGTCCGGTCCCGGGTCGAGTCCCTGGCCGACGTCCGCGCCGCCGACGTGACCCGGCAGTGGCCCGATCAGGTGCTGGTCCGGATCGAGGAGCGGGAGCCGGTGGCCGTCGTCGAGATCGGCGGCCAGATCCGGGGGATGGACGACACTGGCGTGCTCTTCCGCCGCTACCGCTCGGCGCCCGACGACCTGCCGCTGGTCAAGGCCGGGCCGGAGGCCGACAGCGAGACCCTCCAGGAGGCGGCGACCGTGATCGCGGCCCTCCCGGCCGGACTGGTCGGCGAGGTGGCCCGACTCGAGGTCGACACGGTCGACGAGATCCGGCTGGTGCTGCGCGGCGACCGCCAGGTGATGTGGGGGAGCGCGGACGAGTCGGAGCTGAAGGCCGAGGTGCTCGGCGGCCTGCTCCGGCAGGAGGCGCGCTGGTACGACGTCAGCGTGCCCTCGCGGCCGGCGACGTCGAACGAGCCGGCCGGAGCCGCGGCGGATCGCTGA
- the ftsZ gene encoding cell division protein FtsZ codes for MAAAQNYLAIIKVVGIGGGGVNAVNRMIDVGLKGVEFIAINTDAQALLMSDADVKLDIGRELTRGLGAGANPDVGARAAEDHAEEIEEVMKGADMVFVTAGEGGGTGTGGAPVVARIARSLGALTIGVVTRPFAFEGRRRANSAEEGIAALREEVDTLIVIPNDRLLSISDRNVSVLDAFKQADQVLLQGVSGITDLITTPGLINLDFADVKSVMANAGSALMGIGSARGEDRSVQAAEMAVSSPLLEASIDGAHGVLLSIAGGSDLGLFEINEAAALVAQAVHPEANIIFGATIDDALGDEVRVTVIAAGFDGGTPKKRDEGTVLRREPRPQQTQEETRERATVAAAPAPRPAETQPPQTLRPSQPAPAQAPRPAPRQVQFDDDELDVPDFLK; via the coding sequence GTGGCAGCAGCACAGAACTACCTGGCCATCATCAAGGTCGTGGGCATCGGTGGCGGTGGCGTGAACGCCGTCAACCGGATGATCGACGTCGGCCTCAAGGGCGTCGAGTTCATCGCGATCAACACCGATGCGCAGGCGCTGCTGATGAGCGACGCCGACGTGAAGCTCGACATCGGCCGCGAGCTCACCCGCGGCCTCGGTGCCGGAGCGAACCCCGACGTGGGCGCCCGGGCCGCCGAGGACCACGCCGAGGAGATCGAGGAGGTCATGAAGGGCGCCGACATGGTGTTCGTGACCGCCGGCGAGGGCGGCGGCACCGGCACCGGCGGCGCACCCGTCGTGGCCCGGATCGCCCGATCGCTCGGCGCGCTGACGATCGGCGTCGTGACCCGGCCGTTCGCCTTCGAGGGCCGGCGTCGGGCCAACTCCGCCGAGGAGGGCATCGCCGCGCTGCGCGAGGAGGTCGACACCCTCATCGTCATCCCCAACGACCGACTGCTCTCGATCAGCGACCGCAACGTCTCGGTGCTCGACGCCTTCAAGCAGGCCGACCAGGTGCTGCTCCAGGGTGTCTCCGGGATCACCGACCTGATCACCACCCCGGGCCTGATCAACCTCGACTTCGCCGACGTGAAGTCGGTGATGGCCAACGCGGGCTCCGCGCTGATGGGCATCGGCTCCGCGCGCGGCGAGGACCGCTCGGTCCAGGCGGCCGAGATGGCCGTCTCCAGCCCGCTGCTCGAGGCCAGCATCGACGGCGCGCACGGCGTCCTGCTCTCGATCGCCGGTGGCTCCGACCTCGGCCTGTTCGAGATCAACGAGGCCGCGGCGTTGGTCGCCCAGGCCGTGCACCCCGAGGCCAACATCATCTTCGGTGCGACGATCGACGACGCGCTCGGCGACGAGGTCCGAGTGACCGTGATCGCCGCGGGCTTCGACGGCGGCACGCCCAAGAAGCGGGACGAGGGCACGGTGCTGCGTCGCGAGCCCCGCCCGCAGCAGACCCAGGAGGAGACCCGGGAGCGCGCCACGGTCGCCGCCGCGCCGGCTCCGCGTCCTGCCGAGACCCAGCCCCCCCAGACGTTGCGTCCGAGTCAGCCCGCGCCCGCCCAGGCTCCCCGGCCGGCGCCGCGCCAGGTGCAGTTCGACGATGACGAGCTGGACGTGCCCGACTTCCTCAAGTGA
- a CDS encoding YggS family pyridoxal phosphate-dependent enzyme — MSRHEEVAAGLASVRGRIEKACAAARRDAEEVTLVVVTKFFPASDVRLLADLGVVHVGENRHQEAAAKAGECADLPLVWHFIGGLQSNKAAAVASYSQVVESVDRRKLLAPLSHGAHQADREVEVLLQVSLDPPDRAGRAGADPADVAGLAAAVEEAEGLALRGLMAVAPLGEDPATAFARLADVRRELLADHPHADWLSAGMSGDLEEAIHAGATHVRVGSAVLGSRAPVQ; from the coding sequence GTGAGTCGCCACGAGGAGGTCGCCGCCGGCCTCGCCTCGGTCCGGGGAAGGATCGAGAAGGCCTGTGCGGCGGCCCGAAGGGACGCCGAGGAGGTGACGCTGGTGGTCGTGACGAAGTTCTTCCCGGCCTCCGACGTCCGCCTCCTCGCCGACCTCGGTGTGGTCCACGTCGGCGAGAACCGGCACCAGGAGGCGGCGGCCAAGGCGGGGGAGTGTGCGGACCTGCCCCTGGTCTGGCACTTCATCGGCGGCCTGCAGAGCAACAAGGCGGCCGCCGTGGCGTCGTACTCCCAGGTCGTCGAGTCGGTCGACCGGCGCAAGCTCCTCGCCCCGCTCTCGCACGGCGCCCACCAGGCCGACCGCGAGGTCGAGGTGCTGCTCCAGGTCAGCCTGGACCCGCCCGACCGGGCGGGTCGCGCAGGCGCGGACCCCGCCGACGTGGCGGGGCTCGCGGCGGCGGTCGAGGAGGCCGAGGGGCTGGCGCTGCGCGGGCTGATGGCCGTGGCGCCGCTGGGCGAGGATCCCGCCACGGCGTTCGCGCGGCTCGCCGACGTACGCCGCGAGCTGCTCGCCGACCATCCGCACGCGGACTGGCTGTCCGCGGGCATGAGCGGGGATCTAGAAGAGGCAATCCACGCCGGCGCGACACACGTGCGCGTCGGCTCCGCGGTCCTCGGTTCGAGGGCCCCGGTCCAGTAG
- the sepF gene encoding cell division protein SepF, with product MSGAMRRIGEYLGLVEDTGRYDDEYDQYDGDDDYTQETQAVATRPSRAPKTREARAGTPAPVADLAERRRPSVAPVGSVAELSRIVTLHPSTYNEARTVGEHFRDGTPVIMNLTEMDDSDAKRLVDFAAGLVFATRGTIERVTNKVFLLSPANVSVTAEDKRRIVEGDFFNQS from the coding sequence ATGAGCGGCGCGATGCGCAGGATCGGTGAGTACCTCGGCCTGGTCGAGGACACTGGCCGGTACGACGACGAGTACGACCAGTACGACGGCGACGACGACTACACGCAGGAGACTCAGGCGGTCGCCACCCGGCCGAGCCGGGCACCCAAGACCCGCGAGGCCCGGGCCGGCACGCCCGCCCCGGTCGCCGACCTGGCCGAGCGCCGGCGTCCGAGCGTCGCTCCGGTCGGCTCCGTGGCGGAGCTCTCCCGGATCGTCACCCTGCACCCGAGCACCTACAACGAGGCGCGCACCGTCGGCGAGCACTTCCGCGACGGCACGCCGGTGATCATGAACCTCACCGAGATGGACGACTCCGACGCCAAGCGCCTGGTCGACTTCGCGGCGGGCCTGGTCTTCGCCACCCGGGGGACCATCGAGCGCGTGACCAACAAGGTCTTCCTGCTCTCGCCGGCCAATGTGTCCGTGACCGCCGAGGACAAGCGTCGCATCGTCGAGGGCGACTTCTTCAACCAGAGCTGA
- the ftsW gene encoding putative lipid II flippase FtsW codes for MTATVEAPRETARRFRPGLRWFTAAREALDRPLTTYYLLLGSSALLLTIGLIMVLSSSSVYSFGEFGDSYAVVKRQLMWVVIGVPIAWLASRMPQSWIRQLTYPAFSVSLLLLLLTVFFGVERNGNRNWLGVGSLVIQPSEVAKLALVIWAAHIYANKERRLRDLHQVIVPVVPGMLLATALVLVGRDLGTALVLVAIMIGMLWVVGAPGRFFTISLFSMGAVVLALAATDQERLGRIAGFTDPFRDFNNTGWQPAHGLYALSSGGIFGEGIGASRQKWGTLPEAHTDYIFAVLGEELGLIGTLLVVLLFLTIAYAALRVARETADPFVRYATFGIVVWLLGQMIINVGMVLALLPVIGIPLPLVSYGGSALLPSLVALGLVIGFARREPEAARALAQRRKARSAGLSAGRRT; via the coding sequence ATGACCGCCACCGTCGAGGCCCCGAGAGAGACCGCCCGACGGTTCCGACCCGGTCTCCGGTGGTTCACGGCGGCCCGCGAGGCGCTCGACCGGCCGCTGACGACGTACTACCTGCTGCTCGGCTCCTCGGCGCTGCTGCTCACCATCGGCCTGATCATGGTGCTGAGCTCGTCGAGCGTCTACTCCTTCGGCGAGTTCGGCGACTCCTACGCCGTGGTCAAGCGGCAGCTGATGTGGGTCGTCATCGGGGTGCCGATCGCCTGGCTGGCGAGCCGGATGCCGCAGAGCTGGATCCGGCAGCTCACCTACCCGGCGTTCTCCGTCTCCCTGCTGCTGCTGCTGCTCACCGTGTTCTTCGGCGTCGAGCGCAACGGCAACAGGAACTGGCTGGGCGTCGGCTCGCTGGTCATCCAGCCCTCCGAGGTCGCCAAGCTGGCGCTGGTCATCTGGGCCGCCCACATCTACGCCAACAAGGAGCGCCGGCTGCGCGACCTGCACCAGGTGATCGTGCCGGTGGTGCCCGGCATGCTGCTCGCGACCGCCCTGGTCCTGGTCGGCAGGGACCTCGGCACCGCGCTGGTGCTGGTGGCGATCATGATCGGGATGCTCTGGGTCGTGGGCGCCCCGGGCCGGTTCTTCACCATCAGCCTGTTCTCGATGGGCGCGGTCGTGCTCGCGCTGGCCGCCACCGACCAGGAGCGACTGGGCCGGATCGCCGGCTTCACCGACCCGTTCCGCGACTTCAACAACACCGGCTGGCAGCCCGCACACGGGCTCTACGCCCTCTCCTCGGGCGGCATCTTCGGCGAGGGCATCGGCGCGAGCCGGCAGAAGTGGGGCACCCTGCCCGAGGCCCACACCGACTACATCTTCGCGGTGCTCGGCGAGGAGCTCGGCCTGATCGGCACCCTCCTGGTGGTGCTGCTCTTCCTCACCATCGCGTACGCCGCGCTGCGGGTCGCCCGCGAGACGGCCGACCCGTTCGTCCGCTACGCCACGTTCGGCATCGTCGTCTGGCTGCTCGGCCAGATGATCATCAACGTCGGCATGGTCCTGGCGCTGCTGCCCGTCATCGGCATCCCGCTCCCGCTGGTCTCCTACGGCGGCTCGGCCCTGCTGCCGTCCCTGGTGGCGCTCGGCCTGGTCATCGGGTTCGCCCGCCGGGAGCCGGAGGCGGCCCGGGCCCTGGCCCAGCGCCGCAAGGCCCGCTCCGCCGGTCTGTCCGCAGGCCGGCGTACGTAG
- a CDS encoding TraR/DksA family transcriptional regulator: protein MTRSTRKSLAGQAATAARKVISRRSAKAASEPPETTTAKKATPTKKAASAKKATPAKKATPVKKTAPATKAAPAAKATSAKKAASTKKATSAKKAAPTKKAAPAKKSTPAQKTAPAKKATPAKKSTPAQKTAPAKKATPAKRATPARKATPAKKAAPAKKTAARKAPASALVVKDGESPWTKSELAEVLSELHDQRTHSAEIVSAQEVELSGLMRDSGDGAGHDQADVGASSFERDYEMTVLAMEREKLAQIDHALTRIDDGTYGVCESCGQPVGKMRLMAFPRATLCMTCKQREERR, encoded by the coding sequence ATGACTCGCAGCACCAGGAAGTCGCTGGCCGGTCAGGCGGCCACGGCCGCACGCAAGGTGATCTCGCGGCGATCCGCCAAGGCGGCGTCCGAGCCGCCCGAGACGACCACGGCGAAGAAGGCGACGCCGACCAAGAAGGCCGCGTCCGCCAAGAAGGCGACGCCGGCCAAGAAGGCGACGCCCGTGAAGAAGACCGCACCGGCCACGAAGGCGGCGCCGGCCGCGAAGGCGACGTCGGCGAAGAAGGCGGCGTCGACCAAGAAGGCGACGTCGGCCAAGAAGGCGGCGCCGACCAAGAAGGCAGCGCCGGCCAAGAAGTCGACGCCTGCCCAGAAGACCGCTCCCGCCAAGAAGGCGACACCGGCCAAGAAGTCGACGCCTGCCCAGAAGACCGCTCCCGCCAAGAAGGCGACGCCGGCCAAGAGGGCGACGCCGGCCAGGAAGGCGACGCCGGCCAAGAAGGCAGCGCCCGCGAAGAAGACGGCGGCCAGGAAGGCTCCTGCGAGCGCCCTGGTCGTCAAGGACGGCGAGTCGCCGTGGACCAAGTCCGAGCTCGCGGAGGTGCTCTCCGAGCTCCACGACCAGCGCACCCACAGCGCCGAGATCGTGAGTGCCCAGGAGGTCGAGCTCTCCGGCCTGATGCGCGACTCGGGTGACGGGGCCGGGCACGACCAGGCGGACGTCGGCGCGTCGAGCTTCGAGCGGGACTACGAGATGACCGTGCTGGCCATGGAGCGGGAGAAGCTGGCCCAGATCGACCATGCGCTGACCCGCATCGACGACGGCACCTACGGCGTCTGCGAGTCCTGCGGTCAGCCGGTCGGCAAGATGCGGCTGATGGCGTTTCCCCGTGCGACACTCTGCATGACATGCAAGCAGCGCGAGGAACGTCGCTGA